Within the Dehalococcoidia bacterium genome, the region GCCCAGGCCCAGGCTCTCCTCCAGGCTAACAACATAGAAGTCCTGGAACACTACAGTCTGCTGGGCATTTATCGGGTGCGCCTGCCCAAGGGGATGAGCGTTAAGCAGGCGTCCCAGCGCTTGGGGCCCAGCATCGCCTACATAGAACCTAACTACATCTTCGGCACCCAGCCGGCAGGGGAGGTGCACCTCACCCCCCTGGGTCAGGCCCCGACGGTGGCAACCGTGCAAGAGGGGACTGGCAAGACCCCCGCCCAACCGTCTCCCCAGCAAAGTGGCGACACGGTGCAAGTCGTCCGTGTCATCTCCCGGCAGAAGCCCGAGGCTGTGGAGGGCGAGGCCCTGGTAAAGTTCAAGGCCGAGGTCTCGGCCGCCCAGGCTGAGAGCATCCTACAAGCCCAGGGCATCCAGGTGCAGGAGCGCTACCCCCTGTTCGGCATCTATCGTGTTGCCCTCCCTAAGGGGATGAGCGTCGCCCAGGCCCAACAGCGGCTGGCGGGGCAGGTCGTCTACATAGAGCCTAACTATATCCTCCGCGCTGCGCCCACCACCCCCAACGATTCCCTGTTCGGACAACAGTGGGCCCTCCACAACACCGGCCAGACAGGGGGCACCCCCGATGCCGATATTGATGCCCCCGAAGCCTGGGACATCCAGCGGGGGAGCACCTCCACCGTCATCGCCGTCGTGGACACGGGCATTGACTTCAACCACAACGACCTGGCCGCCAATATGTGGCGTAACCCCCACGAGATTCCTGGCAACAACCTTGACGACGACGGCAACGGCTATCGGGACGATGTCCACGGGATCAACTGCATCGGCACCGCCACGAACCACGCGCCTCCGATGGACGACAACAACCACGGCACCCATGTGGCCGGCATCATCGGGGCCGTGGGGAACAACAACCTGCAAGTGGTGGGGGTGATGTGGCGGGTCAGCCTGATGGCCCTGAAGTTCCTCGGAGCCGACGGCTCAGGTACTACAGCCGATGCCATCGAGTGCATCCAATACGCGGTGGCCCAGAACGCCACTGGCACCAATGTGCGTGTTATCAACGCCTCCTGGGGAGGTGGCGGGTTCTCCACTGCCTTGCGGGACGCCATCGCCGCCGCCCGCGACCGGGGCATGCTGTTCATCGCCGCCGCTGGCAACGCCAATAACGATAACGACGCCTCCCCCTTCTATCCTGCTTCTTACGATGTAGAGAACATCATCGCCGTGGCCGCTTCCGACCACAATGATAACAAGGCGTCTTTCTCCAACTTCGGCAACCTGAGGGTGCACCTGGCAGCACCAGGGGTAAACATCCTCAGCACGGTGCCCAATAACAACGCCGCCTCGATGAACGGCACCTCTATGGCTGCACCCCATGTGGCGGGTGTAGCGGGCCTGCTGTTCACCCAGTTCCCCAGCCTCACTTACCAACAGGCCAAACGGCGCATCTTGTGCAGTGCGGACATCAAGCCCCAGTGGGCCGGCCTGACCTTGACCGAGGGACGCCTTAACGCCTATAACGCCCTGACGGTGGGCACCTCTGCCATTATCGCCCTGCCGTTGGCCCCCGATCGCAACTTCCGTGTCCTCTCGGGAACCCCGGTGGTCATTCGTGTCGAACTGTGTGCCGGCCAAGACCCAGTGCTGGGGGCAACGGTAACAGCCTCCTTCGCTAACGGCGACCCCGCCGTTACCCTGCGGGACGACGGCGTGGCCCCCGACACCACAGCCAACGACGGCATCTACGCGGGCAACTGGACCCCCCAGAATGCGGGGGCAGCAAACATCACCATCACGGCCACAAAGGCGGGGATGACCTCTGCGCCCCCGCGCACCATCCCCGGCCGCGTGCTCCGCAACCCCAACTATCAGAAGGCTACCGTCCCCTTTGAGTGGGTGGACATCCGGGGCATGGGCCTGCGCTTTGAGTTGGATGATGACGGCTGTATCCTTCTAGGATCCAGCATGCCCATCCCCTTCTTCGGCGATGAGTTCACCCAGTTCCAGGTGGACAGCAACGGCTATATCGGGTTTTCGGAAGCGCACCCGTGCGGACAGTATAATAACACCGCCATCCCCAACAGCACCCTAGGAACAGCTATCGCCGCCTTCTGGGACGACCTCATCGGCAAACCGCGCGCCTCCACAGGGGAGGTGTGGGTGGCCATTGTGCGCCCCCCCGCCTCGGCGTGGCGCTACTTGATTGTCCAGTGGCAGGATGTACAGCACTACCCCAATACCCCTTCCGGGGCCTCCTTCCAGGTGGCCATTGAGGAGGTTACGGGGCGCATCTTCTTCCGCTACTTGGACACGGACTTCGGGAACGCCTCTTACAACAACGGGGCTAGCGCCACGGCGGGCATCCAGTTGAACGCTAGCATAGGTCTACAGCACAGTTACAACCAGCCGGTGCTGACGAGCGGGAGCGCCTTCGTCATCTTCCCGCAGCGGCTGCCGGGCGAGGGATTGTTGCGCGTGGAGACACAGCCGCCCGCTGCCATTCAGATCTTCGCCAACGGAATCTTGCTCAACGAGTGGGGTGTCAACTGGCTGAAGCTGCCCCCCGGACCTTATCGTCTCGAGTTCCGTAATCCACCCTACGCATTGAACGCCTCCAACACTATCCTGGTGCGCATGCACCCCCCTGGCGGCGCGTTCACCGAACAGCCGGTTGACCAACCTGTCACGGTAGAGGCTGGGAAGACCACCGAGGTGATCATGCGGATATGGGAGAATGGCTATCTGCGCGTCACGACAGAAGGTGGAGATAACCCGACGATATTCGTGAACAATCATCCGAGAAACCAGTGGGGGCTATGGGTTCATGTGCCCCCCGGAACCTACACCGTTTCCTTCGGGCCGGTGCCCAACGCCACCACGCCCTGCTCCCGGACCGTAACCGTGGTCAGTGGGAGCGGGACACGGGTGCACGGCAACTACATTACGGGCACCTGCAACATTGTCCCCTATCCGTAGAGGCCTGCAGTACACGGGGCAAAACTGGCGAGGGGGGCATATACAGCTCCCCTCGCCTTTTCACGCCCCCGCTTGTGCCGACGGCGGAGTTGCCTCGTCATGGCGCAGGGAGACTGGTGTCTGTGGCAACTCCTCCTTTGCCGGCGCGAAGATGGAATCCCCCTCGGGCAGGGGCATACGCCGCACCTCCTCCTCCCGGGAGGGTTCGCCCCCCGGCACCACCAGCCCCAGCCCGCCCAGCAGAAGACGGCGCAACCGCCCTAACGCCTGACGACGGTTCATGTCCCCCATCCTAGTGCTCCATCACCGACCCGCCGTTGAAGTTGAGGGCCTGCCCTGTGATGTAATCGCACACCGGCGAGCATAGGAAGGCGATGAACCGCCCCACCTCCTCGTCGGTGGCGGCGCGCCCCAGAGGGATGGTCTTCAGCACCGCCTCCCACCGCTCCCCCCGCCCCAGGTCGTCCATGCGGGAAGTGTCCGTTACCCCCGGGCAGACGGCATTGACAGTGATACCATACGGGGCCAGCTCCCGCGCCACCGATTGGGTGAACAGGTGCGTGGCCGCATTGGCCGCTGCATAGGCTGAGGTATTAGCCTGCCCCCGCTTCCCCGCCGTGGAGGAGACATTCACAATCCGCCCCCAGCGCTGCCTCTGCATCACCGGGGCCACATACTTGGTGCACAGGAAGGTCCCCACCACCTTCACCTCCAACACCCGCCGAAAGACCTTCTCGTCCATCTCCCACACCGGCACCCGGTCGGGGCCACGGGCGAAGGCGGCGTTGTTCACCAGGATATCTATGCGCCCAAAGGTCTCCAGGGTTTTGGCCACCATCTCCTGCACCTGCTGGGCATTGGTTACATCCACCACCAGGGGCAACGCCCTGCGCCCCACGGCACAAATCTGCTCCGCCACGCTCTCAATATCCCTCCAGCCGATGCGCTTCTCATCCTCGGGGAAGGTGGCGGGGTCGCGCCCCGTGCCCGTGATAACCACATCACACCCCTCTTGGGCCAGGGCCACAGCTGTGGCCCGCCCGATGCCCCGCAAGCGCCCCGCCCCCGTTACAATAGCGACCTTGCCCTCCAACACGCCCATACAGTCATTTCCTCCTTGCAGGGGGGCATATGCCCCTTGCTTAGTCCTCTGAATGGTCAACCCTGTGGAGTGTCCTGACACCCGTTATGGGGGATGAGGGGGAGCCCCCCACACCCGCGCCACCACCCGGGCCGGCCCCCCATCGCCCCCGCCGATTTTCACAGGGAAGGCAAACACCTCAAAGGCTTTGCCCCACAGAGCCTCTAGGTTCACCAGGTTCTCTATAAGGGGTATGCCCGCCCCCAGCAGGATATGGTGCACGGGGAACCCGCTCCCAGGAGGGTCCACCGGGAAGTCCACCCCCACCGCCTTGACACCCTGCCCCCGCAGCCACTCGGCCGCCGCCGGCGCCAGGAAGGGATGGTGCTGGTAGTAGGTAGGGCTCCCCATCTCTCGTTGTGCCCACCCCGTCCACAGCAGGACGATGGCCTCCCACAGCCACGCCTCCCGCAGGGCATAGCGCACCGCCTCAAGGGTCAAGGGCTGGCCAGGCTGGGCATAACGGCGCAGGTCGGCCAACACCCCACGCCCCGTCCAGCGCTCTAACGGCACCTGGTCCACCGTTGCCCCCTCGGGGATGAAATGATACGGGGCATCCACATGGGTGCCCAGGTGGGTGGCCAGGGTGATGCGCGTATTGCTCCGTCCGTGCTGGGCATGGGTGTGGACAGGCTCGGCGCTGAAGCCGGGGAGACCCGGCACGGGCGTCACACGGTCGGGCGCCAGGGTCAGGGTCAGGTCCACCCACTTATGCACGAGGAGCCTCCAGGGAGGTCTGCTGCCACACCTCAAGGGCAACCTGACGCGCCAAGGAGGGGGCAAAACCCCGCCGCCTCAGGTAGGCGTACAGACGCCGTAAGAAGGTGGTTCGGGGCAGGCCTTGCAGGCGGGGTGCCCACTGCTGGGCGCAGCGGCGGGCCAGCACGGCATCGTCGCCCCCCTGCACAGCCTCTTGGGCTATGCGGGGGTGAATGCCCTGCTCCACCAGTTCGCGGGCTATCAGCCAGCGGGCCTTGGGGCGATGGCGCTCCCGCTGGGCGGCCCATACCTGGGCAAACCGCCGGTCGTCCAGGTAGCCCAAAGCCTTCAGGCGCTCCACCGCCTCCTCCACGGCGGCGGGAGAGAAGGTCTGCTCCAACCGCTGGCGTAGGCGCGCTTCGGTGAGGGGGCGTCGGGCCAGCAAGCGAAGGGCTTCGGCTACAGCCGCAGACGGTGTGCCCTCGGTCATACCACACCCTCCCGCCGCAAGGCCTCCACCTCGGGGGGCGTCAGCCCCAGCCAAGCCGCCAAGACCTGTGCGGTATGTTCTCCCAAATCGGGGGCGGAGGTGCGCACGCCCCCCGGCGTGCGGGAGTGGCGTATGGGGGTGTTGGGGTACTTCCACGCCCCGATGCGCGGGTGGGGCAGTTCCACCAACATCTTGCGGTGCTGGATTTGGGGATCCTGCACCACCTTGTCAATGGTGTTCACCGGCCCGCAGGGGATACCCAACGCCAGCAATTCGTCCAGCCACTCCTGGGTGGTCTTCTGGCGCATGGCCTCGGAGATGGCAGGCTCCAGGATGTGGTGATGCTGGGTGCGCGACCAGGAGGTCTGGAAACGGGGGTCATCTATCCATTCGGGATGGCCGATAGCGGCGCAGAATAGGGGCCAGTGGGTCTCGTTGCCACCAAAGATGGCCACCACGATCCACCCATCCTTGGTCGGGAAGGCTTGGAAGGGGGTGGCCGAGGGGTGGCGTGTGCCCAGGGGACGGGGCACCTCCCCCGTCGCCAGGTAGCGGGCGATGGCGTTCTCCAGAACCGCCACTTGGCAGTCCAGCATGCTGATGTCTAGAAACTGCCCTTTTCCGCTCTGCTGGCGCTCATACAAAGCGGAGCAGATGCCCACAGCGGCAAACAGCCCCGCCACGATGTCCCCATAGGAGGTGCCGGGGCGCACCGGGGGGCCGTTGGGCTCCCCCGTGATGCTCATCACCCCGCCCATAGCCTGGACGATGACGTCCAAGGCGGGGCGCTGGGCATAGGGGCCGTCCTGCCCGAAGCCCGATATGGCGCAGTAAATCAGGCGCGGGTTGCGCTGGGAGAGGGTGTCATAGCCGAGCCCCAGATGAGCCATCGTGCCGGGAGTGAAGTTCTCCACCAGCACATCGGCCTGCTCCACCAGGCGGAGGAACAGGTCCTTCCCGTAAGGATGCTGCAGGTTGAGGGTGATGCTCTTTTTGTTGCGATTGAGGGAGAGGAAGTAGGCGCTGACGCCATCCACAAAGGGGCCGGTGCCCCGGGCGGCGTCGCCCGTGCCGGGGCGCTCCACTTTCACCACCTCGGCCCCCAGGTCTGCCAAAATCATCGTGCAAAAGGGGCCCGACAGAATCCACGATAGGTCCACCACACGCACGCCAGCAAGGGGGCCAGCCACCGTTGATCCTCCTCACACCACAGGATAGGTTTATCCTAGCGGATGCGATGCAGAAAGGCTAGCCCGCCTATGGCGGGTGCAGGTGCACCTGCCCCTCGTCGCCTAGGAACAGGGTGAGCCATCCTTGCCCCTCCCCTTCGACCCGGCACCCCGCCCCCAGAAGGCTGTGGCGCAGGTGCACCCCGTGCAGGCTACTCCCCTCCAGAACGACGCTGTCCACCACCGTGCTGTCCTGCACATGGGTGCCGTCCCCCAGGCTCACCCAGGGGCCGATGTCCGACTCGTGGATAACGCAGTTGGCCCCGATGGAGAGAGGCCCCCGCAGGATACTCCCCCGCAGGTGGGAGCCCGCTCCCACCTCCACCACCCCTGACACCTGGCAATCCTCCAGGATGCCCTGAACGGCCCCGGACGTCCGCTCCTGCAGGACGCGCCGATTGGCCTCCAGCACCTCCTCTTTGCGCCCCAAGTCCAGCCACCAACGGGGGAAGCGACGGATGCGCACCCGTGCCCCCCGCTCCACCAGGGCCTGCAGGGCATCCGTAATCTCCAGTTCCCCCCGCGCCGAGGGCTTCAACTGGGCGATCACCTGATGCACCACAGGCGTGAAGGCATACACGCCGATGATGGCCAGATTGCTCTTGGGTTCGCGGGGCTTCTCCACCAGGCGCAGGGGACGGTCGTGGGCATCCACCTCCACCACACCGAAGCGCCGGGGGTCGGCCACCTCCTTCACCAGGGCAAGGGCTGCGGTGCCCCCCTCCTGCCAGCCCTGCAAGGCATCGGCGATCCCCCCTTGGAAAAGGTTATCCCCCAGCATGAGCAGGAACGGATCATCCCCCAAAAAGGAGCGGGCACAGGCGACGGCGTGGGCCAAACCCTTCGGCTCCTCCTGCACCACATAAGCCACCCGCATCCCCCACGGAGCACCATCCCCCACCACTTTGCGAATCTCCCGTCCGCTATCGGGGGCCACCACAATACCCACCTCCCGCACCCCCGCCTGGGCCAGGTAGTCCAACACATAAGCTAACACGGGGCGATTGCCCACCGGCACCAGGTGCTTAGGGCGGGTGTAGGTGAGGGGACGCAGGCGTGTGCCCTTGCCCGCCGCCAGTATCAGACCCTTCATGGGCACCCCACAGGTCGCTTTCCCTCAGCATAGGGGAGCGGGCTGGCCAGGGCAAGGGGATGGCCCCCTGGGAGCAGGGGGCGGCAGGGGAACTCGCCCCACGACCGACGCTGCACCTTGCCCCCCCCATGCGTGGTATACTGGAACTAGTCCACACCGCCCTCGGCCCAGCCGGGGGCATAGAGGCGGAGCAGAGCGTGCCAATACGGGACTACGAACTGGTATTAGTCATCAGCCCCGAGGTGGATGACGCCCGCACCCAAGCGGTGGTGGACCGGGTGCATCGCCTTATCACTCAAAAGGGGGGCACCCTCGTGCAACACGAGTCCTGGGGGCGTAAACGCTTGGCCTATCCCATCCGTAACTACAAGGAGGGGGCCTACTTTTTCACCCGCTTCCAGGCCGATGCCCAGACCTCCCGCGCTATCGAGCAGACCCTGCGCGTGACCGAAGAGGTCCTGCGCCACCTGTTGGTGAAAGTCGAATAAGCCTGCGGCGGTAGGAGAGGGATGGCAGGGCTGGTCAAGATTATCGTCATCGGCAATGTGGGTACCGACCCGGAGATGCGCTATACCCCCCAGGGCATCCCTGTAACCTCCTTCCGCCTGGCGGCCACCCGCACCTTCAACGCCCCCGACGGCACCCGCCAGCAGGAGACGGAATGGTTCACCGTGGTGGCCTGGCGGCAGTTGGCCGAGCAGGTGAGCCAGTACCTCACCAAAGGGCGCAGGGCCTATGTGGAGGGACGCCTGCGGAGCCGCTCCTGGGTGGGCAACGATGGCCAGACCCGCTGGGTCAATGAAATCTGGGCCGACCGGGTCCTCTTTCTGGACCGGCCCACCGCTGAGGCCCCCGCCGCCGATGAGGCGCCCGAGGAAGGCCCCTCGCCCAACGACCTGCCCTTCTAGCCACACCCCCCGAGGGAGGTGAAAGCCATGACCAGCACACCCCAGCCTGCATCCACCCCACCAGCCCCGCAAGCCCAAACCGCAGCGGCCGCCCGCCGTAAGGCACGCCGCCGCTACTACCCCCCGCGTAAGAAGGCCTGCCCCTTCTGCGTGGACAAGAACCTGGCCATTGACTACAAGAACATTGTCCTGCTCAAACGCTTTATCAGCGAGCAGATGAAGATTGAGCCGCGGCGCAAGACGGGGGTATGCGCCAAGCACCAGCGCCGTCTGGCCACGGCCATCAAACGGGCGCGCCACCTGGCCCTCCTCCCCTTCGTGCCAGACCACCCGCGCAAGACGGGGTGGACCGCCCCCGCCGAGCCCGCCCCCGCTCCCGCGGCTCCCCCGCCTCCCTCCCGTTAGGAGGCTAGAATGGCCAGCAAAGCCCCGCCCCGCCCCACCGAGATGCGCTCCAGTCGGCGCCGTCTAGCCCGCTGGCAGCAAGAGCAACGCAAGGCCCGCACCGCCCTCATCTTCGGCATCGTGGCGGTGCTGGTCATCCTAGCCATCCCCGCCTATGGCTACTATGCCACCTTCATCAAGCCCCCGCGGGAGTGGGTTGTCCAAGTCAATGACCGCATCTTCACCATGGGCTACCTGGTGAAACTCCTGCGCATGTATCAGCGGGGGACGGAACTGACGGGCCAAAACCCCAACCTAGGGACCATGCCCTTCCAAATCGTGCAAGTCATCAGCGAAAACGAACTGGTGCGCCAGGTGGCCCCCCGCTACAACATCACCGTCAGCAAGGAGGACATTGACCAAGAGGTGCGCCGCCGCATCCTGGGGACACGCCCCCCCAACGACACCACACCCCCCGACCAACTGGAGCGGGAGTTCCGCGAGCGCTATCGCCAATACCTGACCGCCATTCGCCTCTCCGAGCAGGAGCATCGCCAACTGGTGGAATGGGACCTCTACCGCGAGCGCATGCGCGACTACCTGGGCCAGACCATCCCCACCGTCCAGCCTCAAGTGCGCCTCTCCCGTCTCACCGTGCCCACCCAGGACAAGGCTCGGGAGGTGGTGCAGCGCTTCCGGGAAGGCCAACCCTTCCCCAAACTGGTCAACGAGTACTCCATTGACGACGAGGAGGTGCGCAAGGAGGGGGATATCGGCTGGGTCGTCAAGGGCATCCACACGGATCTCGACGAGAAGATCATCTGTCCGCCCGAGCCGGGCTCCAACCGCGAGACAGAGATGCCCGGCCTCTTCGCCGGCATTCAACCCGGCACCCTCCTCTGCCCCCAGATGCGCCCCACCGGCCCTGAGGGGCAGAATGTGTGGCAGGTCTACCTGGTTACCGAGGTCGCCTCCGCCCGAGAGGTAGACAGCCAGCAGAGGGAAATCCTGAAGACCCGTGCCTTGGAGAAGTGGCTCTCCGAGGAGCGCCCCAAGCACATCGTGCGCCTCAACTTCGACTCCGAGAAATACGCCTGGGTGGTGAAGCAGCTGCGCATCGCCTCCACCCCGACTGGGCAGACCACCCGCTAGAGGACTGCTATGGCAGAAATCGGCATCGGCCTCATGGGATTGGGCGTGGTGGGGAGTGGCGTGGCCCAGGTGCTCCAACAGAAGGGGACAAGCCTGGGCCAGCAGATCGGCGTTACCCTGGCCTTGCGGCGAGTGTTGGTGCGCACCCCCCACAAGCCCCGCCCCGTCGCCCTGCCCGAGGGCCTCCTGACCACCAACCCCGCCGACCTATTGGACAACCCCCAGTGCCATATCATTGTGGAACTGCTGGGGGGCGAGGAGCCGGCGGCGACCTACATTCGGCGTGCCCTGGAGGGGGGCAAGCATGTGGTAACCGCTAACAAGGAGGTCATCGCCAAACACGGCCCCTCCCTCCTGCGCCTGGCCCAGCAGAGGCAGGTGCACCTGCTTTTTGAGGCCTCGGTTGGGGGAGGAATCCCCCTCATCGGCCCCCTCCAGCGCGACCTTTTGGCCAACGACATCCTCTCCCTGCGGGCCATCATCAACGGCACCACCAACTACATCCTCACCCGCATGGCGCGGGACGGGGTGGACTACCAGGTGGCCCTGCGGGAGGCCCAGGAGAAGGGCTACGCCGAGCCCGACCCCACCAACGATGTGGAGGGCATCGACGCCGCCTACAAACTAGCGGTGCTCTCCCTGCTGGCCTTCCGCTCCTATGTGCCCGTCGCCCAGATTTACCGCGAGGGTATCACCCACCTGAAAGCGAAGGATTTCCGTTACGCCCACGAGTTGGGGTATGAGATCAAACTGCTGGCCATTGGGCGCAAGGAGAACGGGAAGGTGCAGGCGCGGGTGCACCCCGTCCTGGTGCCTGCCCACACCCTGCTGGCCAAAGTGGACGGAGCCTACAACGCCATCGAGGTGCAGGGGGATCTCGTGGGGAAGGTGGTGTTCCACGGCTTGGGGGCGGGGCCAGCCCCCACCTCCAGCGCCGTGGTGAACGACATCCTCACTATTGCCCGCACCCTCAAGGCCCAAGCGCGCCCCCTGCCCTGGGTGGATACCAGCACCGCCCTCCCCCTGCGCCCCATGGGCGACCTGCTCACCCAGTATTACCTGCGCCTGAATGTGGCCGACCGCCCCGGCGTGCTGGCGCAAATCGCCCGCATCCTGGGCGACCTGTCCATCAGCATCGCCTCGGTCATTCAGAAGGATGCCGACCCCACCGCGGGCACCGCCGAGATCGTGATCATGACCCATCCCGCTCGGGAGGGGGCGGTACAGGAGGCCCTGGGCCTCATCCGACGCCTGCCGGTGGTGCGGGAGGTGAGTAACCTGATACGGGTGGAGGCCGAGTAGGCCCATCCCACCCTCGGGGGGCGTATGCGTGAAGGCGTCTTATCCCGCTACGAGGCGTTCTTGCCCCTTACCCCCCAGACACCCCGCATCTGCTTGGGCGAGGGGAGCACCCCCCTGGTGCGTTCCCGCCGCCTGGAGCGCACGCTGGGGGCAGAAGAGGTCTACTTCAAACTGGAGGGGTGTAACCCCACCGGCTCCTTTAAGGACCGGGGGATGGTAGTGGCCGTGGCCAAGGCCCTGGAGCAGAAGGCCCGCGCCATTATGTGCGCCTCCACAGGCAACACCTCCGCATCCGCCGCTGCCTACGGGGCCTATGCGGGGCTCACCACCATCGTCCTGGTGCCCCAGGGCAACATCGCCCGCGGCAAACTGGCCCAGGCCATCGCCTACGGGGCGCAAGTGATAGCCATCAAGGGCAACTTCGACCGCGCCCTGGAACTGGTGCGCACCCTGGCCCAGCGCTACCCCATCACCCTGGTCAACTCGGTGAACCCCTACCGTCTGGAGGGGCAGAAGACGGCCGCCTTTGAGATTGTGGACGCTTTGGGCGACGCCCCC harbors:
- a CDS encoding homoserine dehydrogenase; protein product: MAEIGIGLMGLGVVGSGVAQVLQQKGTSLGQQIGVTLALRRVLVRTPHKPRPVALPEGLLTTNPADLLDNPQCHIIVELLGGEEPAATYIRRALEGGKHVVTANKEVIAKHGPSLLRLAQQRQVHLLFEASVGGGIPLIGPLQRDLLANDILSLRAIINGTTNYILTRMARDGVDYQVALREAQEKGYAEPDPTNDVEGIDAAYKLAVLSLLAFRSYVPVAQIYREGITHLKAKDFRYAHELGYEIKLLAIGRKENGKVQARVHPVLVPAHTLLAKVDGAYNAIEVQGDLVGKVVFHGLGAGPAPTSSAVVNDILTIARTLKAQARPLPWVDTSTALPLRPMGDLLTQYYLRLNVADRPGVLAQIARILGDLSISIASVIQKDADPTAGTAEIVIMTHPAREGAVQEALGLIRRLPVVREVSNLIRVEAE
- the thrC gene encoding threonine synthase, translating into MREGVLSRYEAFLPLTPQTPRICLGEGSTPLVRSRRLERTLGAEEVYFKLEGCNPTGSFKDRGMVVAVAKALEQKARAIMCASTGNTSASAAAYGAYAGLTTIVLVPQGNIARGKLAQAIAYGAQVIAIKGNFDRALELVRTLAQRYPITLVNSVNPYRLEGQKTAAFEIVDALGDAPDYLCIPVGNAGNITAYWKGFCEYVQAGRARRRPKMWGFQAEGAAPLVRGHPIKDPKTIASAIRIGNPASWQGALRARDESGGLIDTVTDEEILEAYKLLARQEGIFCEPASAAAVAGLLKQARLGADMTGKRVVCVLTGTGLKDPDLANQISDIPLHEVAADWEAVEAVVVGMLGR